From a region of the Clupea harengus chromosome 9, Ch_v2.0.2, whole genome shotgun sequence genome:
- the LOC105901398 gene encoding zinc-binding protein A33-like produces the protein MVSGALINVAKHLGNLKFRVWEKMQEIVQYTPVTLDPNTAYPRLILSEDLTSVTYSTETEQLPGNPERFDKGACPCVLGSEGFNSGTHCWDVEVRDNALWDLGVKTESSQRKGPDFPSGVWGVKQIGNANYAAHSPSQHIRLTVKQKPQRIRVQLDWDRGKLSFSDPDNNKHLHTFTHTFTERVFPFFTVVLPLRILPVKAAVTVEQVTMAPTRPSQIWLKKFKVIHTLLNRCSPKY, from the exons AtggtttcaggagctctgatcaatgtggcaaaacacctgggcaacctgaagttcagagtctgggagaaaaTGCAAGAGATCGTTCAATACA ctcctgtgactctggatcccaacactgcatacccacgtctcatcctgtctgaggatctgaccagtgtgacaTACAGTACTGAGACAGAGCAGCTTCCTggtaacccagagagatttgataagggtgcctgtccctgtgtcctgggctctgagggcttcaactcagggacacactgctgggatgtggaggttagGGACAATGCTCTCTGGGACCTGGGAGTGAAGACAGAGTCTAGTCAGAGGAAGGGACCGGACTTCCCCAGTGGAGTCTGGGGTGTGAAACAAATTGGTAATGCAAATTATGCTGCACACTCTCCATCCCAGCACATTcgcctcacagtgaagcagaaaccccagaggatcagagtgcagctggactgggacagaggaaagctgtcattctctgaccctgataataataAACACctgcacactttcacacacacttttactgagAGAGTCTTTCCATTCTTTACGGTTGTGTTACCTCTGAGGATCTTACCAGTGAAGGCTGCAGTAACAGTAGAGCAggtgacaatggctcccactcgaccgtctcagatttggctgaaaaaattcaaggttattcatacacttcttaataggtgtagtcccaaatattag
- the LOC116221817 gene encoding P2X purinoceptor 5-like gives NYLTDFTTHFCVLSEHNNRAALFCATNQDSCVSSQGAAIGILINWNCNLDTGSSQCHPKYSFTRLDTSISSVTSGYNFRYARYYKNAAEQSYRTLYKVYGIRFDIMVHGKAGKFSIIPTLINIGSGLALLGAGSFLCDLVLLYIMKNRAYYKERKFESIKPDPSRNDTSTRDEAQEEDSRELQQLTSLKLQANSSKDAEASA, from the exons AACTACCTGACCGATTTCACCACACACTTTTGTGTATTATCAGAACACAACAACAGAGCAGCTCTTTTCTGTGCCACTAACCAAGACAGTTGTGTGTCCTCTCAGGGTGCAGCGATTGGGATCCTGATCAACTGGAACTGCAATCTGGACACTGGTTCGTCCCAGTGCCATCCCAAATACAGCTTCACCCGTCTGGACACCTCCATCAGCTCTGTCACTTCAGGCTACAATTTCAG ATATGCCCGCTATTACAAGAATGCTGCTGAACAGTCCTACAGGACTTTATATAAGGTGTATGGAATTCGTTTCGACATCATGGTTCATGGAAAG GCAGGGAAGTTCAGTATCATCCCCACCTTAATTAACATTGGATCAGGACTTGCTCTACTGGGTGCT GGGAGTTTCCTCTGTGACTTGGTTTTGCTTTACATCATGAAAAACAGAGCATActacaaagaaagaaagtttgAGTCTATAAAGCCTGACCCCTCCAG GAATGATACCAGTACACGAGATGAAGCTCAGGAGGAAGATTCACGTGAGCTGCAACAACTCACTAGTCTGAAACTACAGGCAAACTCCTCAAAGGATGCGGAGGCTTCAGCCTGA